The nucleotide window CGCTGGGCCGAGGGGGCAGAACCCGGTCGGCCCCTCCCCAGTGTCTGAATCGCAGCTGTGTAAACATCATATCTTGACTTGTTCCGATTTGATGATATCTTGCGCCGCCAATAACAACAATCTGGGTGTTCTGTTGAAAGTGGTGCGTGAGCATCAGTGGCTAGTAGATTACCGGGGTTGGTGGAGTCCACGCATGTGTGTGGAAGAAATATTGTGAGTTGAGTGCGGCCCGCCAGGACGGGTGGTGATTCGAATCGCAAGGTCAGTATCAACCTCTAGGAGGTTGTGCTGGCCTTTTTTGTTTTAGTACAACCCGCTAGGAAAGAAAAAACATATGACCATAATACCAACGCAGAACAATAAACTTATCAACTGGGTCACGGAAATCGCCAAATTGTGTTGTCCCGCCAATATACAATGGTGCGATGGATCGGAAATGGATCTGTGAACGTGTTGACGGAACAGGGGAGGCGAAGGAGACCCCTATCGGATTGCTGCCGTCACCGGGGGCGTTGGATCTGGCGGGCCTTGATATCAGTCTTGAGAATCAACAGGAACTTCTCCGGGTCGATGCTGAAAACTGGAAAAAGGAAGTGCAGGATGCCGAGGCGTATTTCAGCCAGTTTGGCTGCAAGATGCCGAAAGAGTTGAATGGGGAGTTACGGGCGTTAGTGCGGAGACTTGCTGATGTCAGACAAGGTTGATCAGAATTACTTAGCAACAGGAATTTAGGGAAATCATCGTATGAACTATCGCATATCGCAACGCGCATCATCGCTCGAGTTTTGTTCAAGGCTGCTGGAACAGGAGAAGGTTGCCGCTGTGCCCGGTATTGCATTCGGTACGGACGACTACCTGCGCATCAGTTATGCCACCGGTATGGCTAACATCGAGAAGGGGCTTGAGCGCATTGATCGTTTTGTGCGGAGCCTGGCTTAGTGGTCAGCACTGGCCATCATCAGGCAGTGCCGTCCCACGGTCTGCCCGCCGTGTTCCTTGACCGTGACGGGACATTGATTGAAGACTGCGGGTATCTCCGTGATCCGGGTGATGTTGTGTTCTTTGCGGATACGTTTGACGCTCTCAGGAGTCTGCAAGATCATGCTCGTCTATACATTGTAACGAATCAGTCAGGAGTGGGAAAAGGTCTGCTTACAGAGGACGAAGCCAATACGGTCAATGCCTTTGTTGTGGATCAACTTCGTCGGGCTGGGATCCGCATCACAGCCGTCTACTGCTGTCCGCACCGGCGTGAGGATGGGTGTGCATGCATCAAGCCCAATCCCATGTTCCTGGAGCGGGCAGCGGCTGAATATTGGCTGGATTTGCATCGTTCGTTTGTGGTTGGCGACCATCCACATGATGTCGAACTGGCTGACAATGTAGGAGCCTCCGGCATCTATGTCCTGACCGGCCATGGGGTAAGACACCGCCAGGAACTACCTCCAGGCCGAACGGTTGTCCCTGGCATACGCGAAGCGGCCGCATGGATTTTTCAATGTCTTGAATTGCAACGGCAGGAACAGATGCATCCGGGATTGCTTGATTCAGCGAGCGACAGGCTTCTAAGGGCGGCAGAAATACAAGGTACAGGCCCCGCAAGCTGATGAAACCCCTGTTCGCCCTTCTGGGAGCCGTGCTCATTCAGACCTGCCTGGGTGGCGTCTATGCGTGGAGTGCATTCGTTCCCAGTCTTAATACGGACTACGGACTGTCATCCAGTCAGACCCAATTTATCTTTGGTTTGTCTTTTGCATCCTTCACCGTGGCCATGGTGTTTGCCGGACGATTGCTGTTCCGATGGGGACCACGCCGTGTTGCATGGATGGGCGGGGCACTGTTTTCCGGCGGGTATCTGATCTCTGCCGCCTCCGGTGGACATTATCTTATTCTGTTGGGCGGATTTAGTCTGGTCGCTGGCGCGGGCATTGGCTTCGGCTATGTTGCGGCTCTCGCAACAGGGATCCAGTGGTTTCCCAAACACAAGGGAATGGTGACCGGTATGGCTGTCGGTGGATTTGGTGTAGGGGCCATATTGCTCTCAGCACTGGCAACGAGGTGGTTGAATCATGGATGGACTGTATTTGAGATATTTCGAGCCATGGGCTGGTTGTACGGCGCGGCGGTGTCTTTGGGCGCCCTTCTTTTATTTCGTCCTCCGACCGCTCATGCGGGTTATGGCGCCAGTCTCAGGCTCCGAAAGCATTTGGTGAAAGATCCTGTTTTCCTTGCCCTTGCCGTAGGAATGTTCTGTGGCACATTTGCCGGCCTGCTAATTATCGGCAATCTCAAGCCCATCGGGATGGCAGGCGGGTTACCCCCTGACCAAGCTGTGTGGGCTATCAGTTCTTTTGCGGTGGGCAACACTTTCGGCCGTATTTCCTGGGGCTGGATTTGGGATCGCCTGGGCTACAAGACCATCCCGATCTCACTGTTGTTTCTCGGCTTGTCTCTGGTCATATTGCTGCCAGCGCGGCTGGAGAATGTGACGTTCTCAGTCGCGGCACTTATGGTAGGCTTTGGCTTCGGAGCTTCTTTTGTGATGTACGCGGCGCAAGTCGCTTCGCACTACGGGATGGCCGAAGTGGGGCGGGTATATCCGTTGTTGTTCCTGGCCTATGGGCTGTCGGGAATGATCGGACCTGCGACTGGCGGATTATTATATGATCTTACGAACGGCCATGCCGCGGCGCTTTCAGTCAGTGTCATCGTGATATTAGCTGGCGCTTACTGGACATGGCGGGCCAGAGTCCTAATTAAAGCCAATAGCCGCTCATTGAATCGGAGCGACTTGACTGCGTCATGCACCGAGGCCTATTATCCACCCGTAGGTCACCCGGAAGAGGCTAACCATGAATCACATGAAATCAGTGTGCGTAAATAAGACAAAAGGGCAGCTTGAAGCCGAAATTAGTGAAGCCCTCATAAAGTTTGAGCGCGAGTATATGGGCAGGGGGCCGGAGGATGCTCGAACCTTTATTATTGATGATCTTATTGTCGTGCGGTTACATGGCGTACTCACCCCGGCTGAAAAACAACTTGCCAAAAGTGAGCGAGAATCGCATGGGCGCACATTAATCAAGCAAGTTCGCATGGAATTATTGGAGAAAGCCCGGCCGCTTCTTGAAGTCATCATCCGTGACATCACGGGGCATAGCGTTCGCAGCATGCATACTGATATCAGTACAATTACTGGAGAGCGGATAATTGTATTCTCCCTTACAGGCTCATTTTCTCCCCCGTCTTGAGCTGTTTTTTTGAAAGCGGTTAAAATAAATTCTCCGACATGATCCAGAAGAAATATAGAATTCGGGGAATGGATTGTGTGGAAGAAGTCAATGCGCTGAAGGCGACGGTTGGCAAACTCCCGGGAATTGACTCGCTTGACTTCAATCTCATCGACGGCGTGATGACGGTGCACCAGGCTGAGGCCCAAGGGGATGAGGAGTCCATCCGCATCGCGGTGCGGCAGGCCGGTTTGGAGGCGCAAGCCGTAGACGAAAACAATCGGTCCGGGGCTGGGGCAGGCGAAGAAGGCTGGTGGCGGCGACATGGCCGGTCAGTTATGTGCGGGGCTTCAGGCGCTTTAGTGGCGGCCGGTTTTCTGGCGCATTTGTTACTGCACGGGGATCTCCTGCATGTGTTGACAGGCGGGGCGGGAATGGAGCATCACGAATACCCGCTGTCAGTCATCTGTTTATACTCCGCAGCCGTGTTGATGGGCGGATGGTTCTTTGTCCCGAAGTCATGGCATGCCTTACGTCGGTTCCGGGCGGACATGAACTTGTTGATGACGATTGCCGTGAGCGGGGCGATGGTAATTGGCCAATGGTTTGAGGCCGCCACCGTTTCGTTTCTGTTCTCCTTTTCCCTGCTCCTGGAATCGTGGAGCGTGGGCCATGCCCGCCGGGCGATCCGCAGTCTCGTGAACCTGACCCCCTCGCTGGCACGTTACATCTGTCCCCATGACGGAGACATTATTGAAAAACCGGTTGAGGACGTCCCGCCCGGATCAACGGTCCTGGTGCGGCCCGGTGAACGGATCCCGCTGGACGGGATCCTCACCAAAGGCCGAACGGCGGTCAACCAGGCGCCGATTACCGGTGAATCGATGCCCGTTTCCAAAGAGGTAGGGGATGAGGTTTTTGCAGGGTCCATCAACGAAGAGGGGGCCATTGAGTTTAGAGCCACCAAGCCTGCGACCGATACCACACTGGCGCGAATCATTCGCATGGTGGAGCAGGCGCAAGCCCGCCGTGCACCCGTGGAGCAATGGGTGGAGACGTTTGCGCGTTACTATACCCCCGCCATGATCGCCATGGCGTTCCTGGTCGCCATCGTACCCCCCTTGTTTGGTGGAGAGTGGGGACGTTGGTTCTACGAAGCGCTCGTGATGCTGGTGATTGCCTGCCCTTGCGCTCTGGTGATTTCGACACCCGTGAGTATTGTGGCGGCCCTTACGGCGGCCGCCAAGGCGGGTGTATTGATCAAGGGCGGCGCCTTTTTGGAGGCCGTAGGGCGCGTGAAGGTTTTCGCCCTGGATAAAACCGGCACCCTGACCCAGGGGCGACCCGAAGTGCAGGCGATTGTTCCCTGGAGCGGCCACACACAGAACGAGCTGCTTGCCCGGGTGGCGGCGCTTGAAATGCACAGCGACCATCCACTGGCGCAGGCGGTATTGCGAAAGGCCCGGCTGGAAAAAGTGGAGCCATTGGTGGCTCAAGATTATCGTGTGCTTAAAGGGCGGGGCGCCGAGGCGATGATCGAAGGCCATCTGTTCTGGGTGGGAAGCCACCGGCTTTTGCACGAGAAGGGCGTGGAAGAGTCCGAGATGCACGACCAGGCGCAACGCATGGAAGATGCCGGACATTCCATTATTGTGGTGGGCAGTGATCAGCATGTATGCGGCCTGATCAGCGTCGCGGATTCCATCCGACCCGAAGCGCCGGAAGTGATCCGACAGCTGAAAGCAGCGGGCGTGCAACATGTGATCATGCTTACTGGGGACAACCGGGGAACGGCGGAGGCTGTGAGTCGGCTGGCGGGGGTGGATGAAGTCCGGGCCGAACTTCTGCCTGAAGACAAGATGCGGGCCATTCAGGAAATCGAGCAGAGCCAAGGACCCGTGGCCATGGTGGGCGATGGCATCAACGATGCCCCGGCGCTGGCGGCGGCGACCGTCGGGATCGCCATGGGGGCGGCGGGATCCGATGCCGCCATCGAGACGGCGGATATCGCCCTGATGTCTGATGACCTGACGCGCCTGCCATGGCTGGTGCAACACGCCCGACGTTCCCTGCGAATCATACGACAGAACATTGTCTTCGCCCTGGGCCTCAAGGCCGCCTTTATGGTGCTAGCCCTGCTGCAAGTGGCAACGTTATGGATGGCGATTGCCGCCGACATGGGCGCCTCGTTAATCGTGATAGTTAATGCCTTGCGCTTGTTGCGTGATGAGTAAAATCATCACGCTTCCCCCCTCAGGTTTTTGGAGGTGCCGGGTAGGGAAAAACCCTATAGTCAAGCGGCATTATATGTTATATTTTGCCCTTAATTGCAAATCTGGTAACAGTTCAATCGAGAGGAGACGTGGTATGCAGTATTCCAGTCTGGTCGGATGTCTAGGGATGGGGATTTTGCTCGCGGCCACTTCGGCCGAATCGGCAAGCGTACCCGGTGATGCGGAGGCGGCAACACACGGCGACGAGGCGGCCAGTGTTCAACTCGTCAAAGAGACGGAACAAAAGGCGGCTGACTTCGTGTTCAGGCAGTACAACCTGGGGGTTCTTTCACACTATTCCTATTTGATCGGAAGCGGCGGGGAAGCCATGATCGTCGATCCCGCCCGCGACATTGGCCGCTATTTGCGGGAGGCGCAGGAATTGGGCCTCAAGATCACGAAGGTCTACCTGACCCATTCGCATGCCGATTTCGTGGCGGGCCACCTGGAACTCGCGAAGGCTACCGGTGCCGAAATTTTTATGAATGAGGCCACCAAGGCCGGCTACAAACACACGCCGGTCAAGGACGGGGATGCTATAACCTTTGGCAATGTCCGTGGAGTCATTGTGACCACTCCGGGGCATACTCCAGATGGCACATGTCTCTACGTGTATTATCCGGCGACGGGGCGTAATCCAGAATTGGTCCTTACGGGTGACACCCTGTTCATCGGCAGTGTAGGGCGCCCGGATCTGATGGGTGATGATATGAGCGCCGCTGAACTGGCGGAGATGGGTTATTATTCGTGGAAGGACAAACTGTCCAAACTGCCCGATGACACACGGTTTTTCCCCGCCCACGGGGCGGGTTCGCTCTGTGGCGCACACTTGAGCGACAAGCCTGTCTCCACGATTGGCGAACAACGCAGGGTGAATGCCTATTTGCAGCATAAGGATTTACACTCCTACATCATGGCCGTAATCGACGGGCTTCCTGATGCTCCCCAGTACTTCGGGCATAATGCCAAAATGAATCACGATGGCCCGCCGCTCGTGGATTGGGAGAAGACCCTGCCGCCAGCTCTGCCCGCCGCCGAGGTTGCTGCCCGGGCGCAGAAGGGGGCCTGGCTCATAGATGTGCGTGACACGAAACCATTTGCCGCCGGTCACCCGGTCGATGCGATCAACATTGGCATTCGGGGCCGTTTTGAAACGTGGACGGGCATCATGATTCCCTGGGGTGAACCCTTTATACTGGTGGGTTCGGAGGGCGAGGTTCAAGAAGCAGCTTTCCGTTTGAAACGCATTGGGTACGACGTGCCCGCCGGCTTTTTGCAAGGTGGGCTGGACGCGTGGAAAAAGGCCAACCTGCCAGTGAGATCCCTTACGCTGTTAAAGCCCAGGGAACTCTATCAGCAGATAAAGGATGGCATCGCCCCGGTCATCGTGGACGTTCGTCTCCCGAGCGAATGGATGGGATTGCGCATTGGTAATGTGCTGAATATGCCGCTGAATAAATTGTTTATCGATGGCAAGCGCCTGTCCAAAGACCTGCCCGTCCTGACCGTGTGTAACTCGGCCTATCGCTCAAGTTTGGGAGCGGCTGTGCTTGAGAAGATGGGATTCAAGACCATTCTTAACATGGAGGGGGGGAGCGAAGCCTGGATTGAAGAAGGGCTTCCCACTCTGGAGGCTTCGGCCGCGGCAGTTCCCATTGTCCGCCCGGCTACGGCAGTCCATACCGTTCCAAGACTGCCGGACCGCATCTCGGCATCGGAATTAAAACGTCTGCAGATGGATCTTCCCGGTACTTTCGAGGTCGCAGACATACGCCCGCCCGCTCAGTATGCGGACTTCAACTTGTCAGGTTCACTCAATGTGGACATTGCTGAGGTGATGGCTAATCCGTCTTACCTCAACGGCACGATGCCGCTGGTCATCGTGGACCGCGACGGCTCGTTGGCGATGGCAGTCGGCGGCATTCTTTCGCAGAAGACCGGGCGGCCCATCAAGGTGCTTTATGGTGGACTGGAGGCCTACTGGAATGAATCGGCCCCGCCTCTTCCTCAGACCGTTCCGGAACCGGGTGCCGCTGTTAAACCGGGCGCCCCTGTACCGGTCCCTGCGATGCCCGCCGCACCGGCGCCAGCGGCTCCTGCAACACCAAAGAAAAAAAGTGCGGGGTGCTGATCATGACAACAGAAACCAACCACTCGCATGGCGGCTCCAAGCCCTACACGAATCCCTATCTTGCCGGGGTACTGCTCGGGCTGGTCCTGCTGGCCTCATTTGTGATCCTTGGGACCGGGCTGGGGGCATCGAGCGGCATTGCGCGCATCGGGGCTTCGCTCTCGATGTGCGTTTCGGCGCCGCACACGCTGGGCAGCGAATACTTCGGGAAGTGGGGCGCAAACCCGATGAATTACTATCTGGTTTTCATGTTTGTGGGAACCTTCATCGGTGCGTTGTTTTCGGCCCTTCTGGCGAATCGCGCCCGCATTCGGGTTGAGCGGGGTGCCGCGTCATCGATTAGACGCCGACTTGTCTGTGCCGTCATGGGCGGGGTGATTGTCGGGTTTGCGAGCCGTCTGGCCCAGGGGTGTACTTCCGGGCAGGCCCTGAGCGGAGGCGCGCTGCTTCTCACCGGAAGTCTTGTGTTTCTGGTGTGTCTATTTGTCAGCGGCTATGCCACAGCCTGGTTTGTCAGGAGACAATGGAATGATTAACACCCTTTACAGTCTTGATAGTCTTGGAACACCCGCCGCCTTCTTTCTGGCGCTTGTGATTGGGTGCGGGTTTGGTTTTGCGCTGGAGCGGGCCGGCTTCAGTAGCTCGCGCCGTTTGGCGGGCGTCTTCTATTTCACCGATATGGCGGTTGTGAAAGTGATGTTCACCGCGCTTATTACCGCGATGCTGGGGTTATCGTACCTGATGGCTTTCGGGTGGATGCAGTTGGATGAGGTCTTCCTGATGCCGACCATCTACGGTGCCCAAATCGTAGGCGGCCTGTTATTCGGCGTTGGATTTGTCATGGGCGGCTGGTGCCCCGGCACGGCGGCAGCGGGTCTGGCGGCAGGGCGGGTTGATGCGCTTGTGTTCCTGTTGGGTGCTATCGGGGGCAGCGTGATGTTCAATGAGGCTTTCCCGCTCATCCGCCCGCTTTACATGTTAGGGGATCAGGGAGCACAGCTGGTTTACGAAACCGTGGGCATGTCGCGCAACGGGTTCATCCTGACGTTCACGGTGGTGGGCGTGGCGGCATTCTGGTTGTCGGAATGGGCCGAAAAGAAGCGCAACGGGCGTGCCTCATATCTGGGGTCTCCGTTTCTGAAGGCATTCAGTCTGGCGCTGGTGACGCTGGCACTCGGCTTGTTTGTTTTGACGCCTGCCACCACCCGGGCATCCGCGAAGACTGCGGAGACTGTCGCCGCAACGGCGGGAGATGAGAAGGCCTTGATGACGAGGGTGGAGCAGGCACGGGATCATATAGAGCCTGAAGAACTCGCCGATCGACTGATGGCTGGTGAACCGGATCTCATGGTCGTGGACGTGCGTCCCGCTACGGACTTCAATATCTTTCACATCCGTGGAGCCCTCAATGTGCCCCTTGCTCAGCTGTCAAAGGGGCTTCAGCCGTACAAGAACAAAGGACAGATTGTGCTCTATTCGAATGGGATGACCCATCCTGCCCAGGCTCGTGACTCGCTTCAGCGTCAGGGCTTCGACAACGTCTATATGCTGACGGATGGCTTGCAGGGATTCCGGGACCGCTGCCTTAGGCCCGTCTCGTTGCGGACGGAGCCGTTGACGGCGGGCGCAGCTGCCCGGGTCAATGCCTGGCGCACTTTCTTCGGCGCTTCCGTTATGCCCCCCAAAGCCGCCTCCAATCAGGCAATCGTCGCAATGCCCCGGGCCATCGAGACAGACTGGCTTGAGTCCCGGCTTGGTGCGCCTGGACTCAAGGTGATTGACCTGCGACCTCAGCCGGAATACAACACCGCGCATATTCCAGGTGCGCTCAGCCTCCATGTTGAGAGCCTCCGCGGTAATATTGGAGGAGTGCCGTCCATGCTTCTCCCGGCGCCGATGATCGCGGCCCAGTTTTCTCTCATGGGAGTACAGTCCTCGGATACCGTTGTTCTTTTGTCAGGGGACAAGTTGTATGACCTTACCTTGGTTGGCATGGCGTTCGAACGACTGGGACACAAGAGCTATGCTGTCATGAATGGCGGGTACGCCAAGTGGGAGCAGGAAGGCCGCCCTGTAAATGCCGCGTTGCCAGCCGTAACTGAAACGAAATACCCGGTGAAAATGGATGCTGATGACTTTACCGTTGATTTTCGGACTGTAGCGGCCTCACTCGGCAAGCCCGGCACCGTGATCATTGACGTGCGGCCAGCTGACTTTTATACAGGAAAAAAGTCTGATGAAGCCCGGGGTGGCCATATTCCAGGATCGATTAATCGACCATTTACAGAAGATGTCATAACCACCTCCAACAAGGTTGTTACATTCAAGCCAACCGAGGCCTTGGCGACCGCCTACAGTCGGATTATTCCTTCCAAAAATATGGAAGTCATTGTGCATTGTCGAACGGGGCACCAGGCCAGCCAGACCTTTTTCATACTCAAGCATGTGTTGGGCTATACCAACGTCCATTGGTACGATGCCGGTTGGACCGAATGGGCGGCCCGATCAGAACTTCCGGTCATCAACGAAGCGCAGGCCGATGGCGTGTTCCCTCTGCGGTAGCATAGATTGTCAAACAGTCGCAGATATGCGACACTACCAGTTGCCCCAGGATGGATATATTTTCGCCAGGGGCTGACGGTTGCCATGCTGAAAGGCATCAGTGTAGTCATTAGGCAAACCGCCATCATGAACAGACCAGGCAGGGGACTCTACATGGCAATTCATAAGGTAAAGAAAAGGGGATCGCTTCGTACCGGAGCCGAGAGCATTCTGGAGAGCATCTCGGATGGCGTGTTTACCGTGGATGCCGACTGGCACATCACCTCGTTCAATCGGGCAGCCGAGGCCATCACGGGCATTCATCGCCGTGAAGCCATTGGCAAGACCTGCTCAGATGTTTTCCGTGCCAGCATGTGTGAGGCTGACTGTGCGCTTCGGCAGACGGTTAAATCAGGCAAAGCGATTATCAACAAGTCTGCTTTCATTGTGGATATCGAAGGGCGCCGCATCCCTATCTCCGTATCCACGGCTATTTTGCGCGACGAGCAGGGCCGAATTATCGGGGGAGCGGAAACATTCCGTGATCTGAGCCTGGTGGAGGAATTGCGTAAAGAGTTGGAGGGGCGCTTTCAGGTGGGCGACTTGGTCAGTCGTAGCGCGACGATGCGTCGCGTTTTCGAGGTCTTGCCGCAAATCTCCGCCAGTGATGCGACGGTGTTGATTCTGGGCGACACGGGTACAGGAAAGGAGCTTTTGGCGCGTGCCATTCATAACCTGAGTCCACGCAAGGATAAGCCGTTTGTGCCTGTTAACTGCGGCGCTTTGCCCGACACCCTGCTCGAATCTGAGTTGTTCGGCTACGTGAAGGGGGCGTTCACAGGCGCGTCGAAGGATAAGCCGGGTCGGTTTGCATTGGCCGAGGGGGGGACGGTGTTTCTTGATGAGATTGGCGACATTAGTCCGGCGCTTCAGGTGCGCCTGTTGCGTGTCTTACAGGAAAAAACCTATGAGCCACTGGGCGGGACACGCGTGCTGCATGCCAACGTTCGTGTCATAGCGGCCACGCACAGAGACT belongs to bacterium and includes:
- a CDS encoding DUF2294 domain-containing protein codes for the protein MNHMKSVCVNKTKGQLEAEISEALIKFEREYMGRGPEDARTFIIDDLIVVRLHGVLTPAEKQLAKSERESHGRTLIKQVRMELLEKARPLLEVIIRDITGHSVRSMHTDISTITGERIIVFSLTGSFSPPS
- a CDS encoding HAD family hydrolase codes for the protein MVSTGHHQAVPSHGLPAVFLDRDGTLIEDCGYLRDPGDVVFFADTFDALRSLQDHARLYIVTNQSGVGKGLLTEDEANTVNAFVVDQLRRAGIRITAVYCCPHRREDGCACIKPNPMFLERAAAEYWLDLHRSFVVGDHPHDVELADNVGASGIYVLTGHGVRHRQELPPGRTVVPGIREAAAWIFQCLELQRQEQMHPGLLDSASDRLLRAAEIQGTGPAS
- a CDS encoding heavy metal translocating P-type ATPase — translated: MIQKKYRIRGMDCVEEVNALKATVGKLPGIDSLDFNLIDGVMTVHQAEAQGDEESIRIAVRQAGLEAQAVDENNRSGAGAGEEGWWRRHGRSVMCGASGALVAAGFLAHLLLHGDLLHVLTGGAGMEHHEYPLSVICLYSAAVLMGGWFFVPKSWHALRRFRADMNLLMTIAVSGAMVIGQWFEAATVSFLFSFSLLLESWSVGHARRAIRSLVNLTPSLARYICPHDGDIIEKPVEDVPPGSTVLVRPGERIPLDGILTKGRTAVNQAPITGESMPVSKEVGDEVFAGSINEEGAIEFRATKPATDTTLARIIRMVEQAQARRAPVEQWVETFARYYTPAMIAMAFLVAIVPPLFGGEWGRWFYEALVMLVIACPCALVISTPVSIVAALTAAAKAGVLIKGGAFLEAVGRVKVFALDKTGTLTQGRPEVQAIVPWSGHTQNELLARVAALEMHSDHPLAQAVLRKARLEKVEPLVAQDYRVLKGRGAEAMIEGHLFWVGSHRLLHEKGVEESEMHDQAQRMEDAGHSIIVVGSDQHVCGLISVADSIRPEAPEVIRQLKAAGVQHVIMLTGDNRGTAEAVSRLAGVDEVRAELLPEDKMRAIQEIEQSQGPVAMVGDGINDAPALAAATVGIAMGAAGSDAAIETADIALMSDDLTRLPWLVQHARRSLRIIRQNIVFALGLKAAFMVLALLQVATLWMAIAADMGASLIVIVNALRLLRDE
- a CDS encoding rhodanese-like domain-containing protein — encoded protein: MQYSSLVGCLGMGILLAATSAESASVPGDAEAATHGDEAASVQLVKETEQKAADFVFRQYNLGVLSHYSYLIGSGGEAMIVDPARDIGRYLREAQELGLKITKVYLTHSHADFVAGHLELAKATGAEIFMNEATKAGYKHTPVKDGDAITFGNVRGVIVTTPGHTPDGTCLYVYYPATGRNPELVLTGDTLFIGSVGRPDLMGDDMSAAELAEMGYYSWKDKLSKLPDDTRFFPAHGAGSLCGAHLSDKPVSTIGEQRRVNAYLQHKDLHSYIMAVIDGLPDAPQYFGHNAKMNHDGPPLVDWEKTLPPALPAAEVAARAQKGAWLIDVRDTKPFAAGHPVDAINIGIRGRFETWTGIMIPWGEPFILVGSEGEVQEAAFRLKRIGYDVPAGFLQGGLDAWKKANLPVRSLTLLKPRELYQQIKDGIAPVIVDVRLPSEWMGLRIGNVLNMPLNKLFIDGKRLSKDLPVLTVCNSAYRSSLGAAVLEKMGFKTILNMEGGSEAWIEEGLPTLEASAAAVPIVRPATAVHTVPRLPDRISASELKRLQMDLPGTFEVADIRPPAQYADFNLSGSLNVDIAEVMANPSYLNGTMPLVIVDRDGSLAMAVGGILSQKTGRPIKVLYGGLEAYWNESAPPLPQTVPEPGAAVKPGAPVPVPAMPAAPAPAAPATPKKKSAGC
- a CDS encoding MFS transporter; amino-acid sequence: MKPLFALLGAVLIQTCLGGVYAWSAFVPSLNTDYGLSSSQTQFIFGLSFASFTVAMVFAGRLLFRWGPRRVAWMGGALFSGGYLISAASGGHYLILLGGFSLVAGAGIGFGYVAALATGIQWFPKHKGMVTGMAVGGFGVGAILLSALATRWLNHGWTVFEIFRAMGWLYGAAVSLGALLLFRPPTAHAGYGASLRLRKHLVKDPVFLALAVGMFCGTFAGLLIIGNLKPIGMAGGLPPDQAVWAISSFAVGNTFGRISWGWIWDRLGYKTIPISLLFLGLSLVILLPARLENVTFSVAALMVGFGFGASFVMYAAQVASHYGMAEVGRVYPLLFLAYGLSGMIGPATGGLLYDLTNGHAAALSVSVIVILAGAYWTWRARVLIKANSRSLNRSDLTASCTEAYYPPVGHPEEANHESHEISVRK
- a CDS encoding rhodanese-like domain-containing protein — translated: MINTLYSLDSLGTPAAFFLALVIGCGFGFALERAGFSSSRRLAGVFYFTDMAVVKVMFTALITAMLGLSYLMAFGWMQLDEVFLMPTIYGAQIVGGLLFGVGFVMGGWCPGTAAAGLAAGRVDALVFLLGAIGGSVMFNEAFPLIRPLYMLGDQGAQLVYETVGMSRNGFILTFTVVGVAAFWLSEWAEKKRNGRASYLGSPFLKAFSLALVTLALGLFVLTPATTRASAKTAETVAATAGDEKALMTRVEQARDHIEPEELADRLMAGEPDLMVVDVRPATDFNIFHIRGALNVPLAQLSKGLQPYKNKGQIVLYSNGMTHPAQARDSLQRQGFDNVYMLTDGLQGFRDRCLRPVSLRTEPLTAGAAARVNAWRTFFGASVMPPKAASNQAIVAMPRAIETDWLESRLGAPGLKVIDLRPQPEYNTAHIPGALSLHVESLRGNIGGVPSMLLPAPMIAAQFSLMGVQSSDTVVLLSGDKLYDLTLVGMAFERLGHKSYAVMNGGYAKWEQEGRPVNAALPAVTETKYPVKMDADDFTVDFRTVAASLGKPGTVIIDVRPADFYTGKKSDEARGGHIPGSINRPFTEDVITTSNKVVTFKPTEALATAYSRIIPSKNMEVIVHCRTGHQASQTFFILKHVLGYTNVHWYDAGWTEWAARSELPVINEAQADGVFPLR
- a CDS encoding YeeE/YedE thiosulfate transporter family protein gives rise to the protein MTTETNHSHGGSKPYTNPYLAGVLLGLVLLASFVILGTGLGASSGIARIGASLSMCVSAPHTLGSEYFGKWGANPMNYYLVFMFVGTFIGALFSALLANRARIRVERGAASSIRRRLVCAVMGGVIVGFASRLAQGCTSGQALSGGALLLTGSLVFLVCLFVSGYATAWFVRRQWND
- a CDS encoding phosphoenolpyruvate carboxykinase domain-containing protein encodes the protein MDRKWICERVDGTGEAKETPIGLLPSPGALDLAGLDISLENQQELLRVDAENWKKEVQDAEAYFSQFGCKMPKELNGELRALVRRLADVRQG
- a CDS encoding sigma 54-interacting transcriptional regulator codes for the protein MAIHKVKKRGSLRTGAESILESISDGVFTVDADWHITSFNRAAEAITGIHRREAIGKTCSDVFRASMCEADCALRQTVKSGKAIINKSAFIVDIEGRRIPISVSTAILRDEQGRIIGGAETFRDLSLVEELRKELEGRFQVGDLVSRSATMRRVFEVLPQISASDATVLILGDTGTGKELLARAIHNLSPRKDKPFVPVNCGALPDTLLESELFGYVKGAFTGASKDKPGRFALAEGGTVFLDEIGDISPALQVRLLRVLQEKTYEPLGGTRVLHANVRVIAATHRDLSAQIRKGAFREDLYYRLNVVKLDLPPLRKRKEDVPLLVEHFVERFNRRQGKSVTGVAPDVMALLMAHNFPGNVRELENIIERAFVLCGTGRIERVHLPLELTGPPAVSRAPTGDTIAAQTQASETQAIRNALQRHGFSRLAAARELGLHKSSLFRKIKALGIELPAQDGRSRRDH